A region from the Aegilops tauschii subsp. strangulata cultivar AL8/78 chromosome 5, Aet v6.0, whole genome shotgun sequence genome encodes:
- the LOC109764624 gene encoding F-box protein PP2-B1-like, translating into MESTVKQARKEDEEQASGGIQRIPEECLEKAIGLTSPADACRAATVSAVFRSAADSDAVWEQFLPPDCDAVLERAVHLVDSSSKKDLFMELSDEHVLLDDGKRSFGLHRSTGAKCYMLSSSELAIAWGKIDLYWRERLDPDSRFPMVAELMSVCWFSIFGVINSRELSPGTHYAAYLVFKLTHDASGLSSRSQISKVEVGGQVVGSARTASLHPCNRASCSGAAIGEASSSTMNNNCVVNQPHEHKDEDEGGIVRYPRERVDGWLELEIGDFHTSAGDDAGADVPMGLHEFEELQWKKGLILEGIEIRPKN; encoded by the exons ATGGAGTCCACGGTGAAGCAGGCCAGGAAAGAAGACGAAGAGCAAGCGAGTGGCGGAATCCAGCGGATCCCGGAGGAATGCCTGGAGAAGGCCATCGGCCTGACCTCGCCGGCCGATGCCTGCCGCGCCGCCACGGTGTCGGCTGTGTTTCGATCGGCGGCGGACTCGGACGCCGTGTGGGAGCAGTTCCTGCCGCCGGACTGCGACGCCGTGCTGGAGCGAGCCGTCCACCTCGTGGACTCCTCCTCCAAAAAAGATCTCTTCATGGAACTCAGCGACGAGCACGTCCTGCTCGACGACGGCAAGAGG AGTTTTGGGCTCCATCGATCCACCGGAGCCAAATGCTATATGCTGTCATCAAGCGAGCTGGCAATCGCTTGGGGTAAAATCGATCTTTACTGGAGAGAGAGATTGGACCCGGATTCAAG GTTCCCCATGGTCGCGGAGCTTATGTCGGTCTGCTGGTTCAGCATCTTTGGCGTGATCAATAGCAGGGAGCTCTCTCCCGGCACCCACTACGCGGCCTACCTCGTCTTCAAGCTTACTCACGATGCCTCCGGCCTCAGCTCCCGCAGCCAGATATCAAAGGTCGAGGTAGGCGGGCAAGTGGTGGGGAGCGCTCGCACGGCGTCTCTCCATCCATGCAACCGTGCTTCCTGCAGTGGCGCTGCCATCGGTGAGGCATCATCTTCAACGATGAACAACAATTGCGTCGTGAATCAGCCGCATGAGCACAAGGATGAGGACGAAGGAGGCATCGTCAGGTACCCGCGCGAGAGGGTTGACGGCTGGCTGGAGCTAGAAATTGGCGACTTCCACACCAGCGCAG GTGATGATGCAGGCGCGGATGTTCCCATGGGACTGCACGAGTTCGAGGAGCTGCAGTGGAAGAAGGGGCTCATCCTCGAAGGAATCGAGATAAGGCCTAAGAATTAA
- the LOC141023228 gene encoding uncharacterized protein, translated as MELRSEISNGAPGSSSAGVGRLEENSDQSWKRIWKLPCPTKLQMFVWRIRHESLALCTNLERKGVKLKQSKCFFYGRAVEDGGHLFIRYKVVKEVWQELWLEKERIQLEGITGAHTMLDSVWEMDVNNRVMISTLWWQWWNIRNKVREEELTVSAAELVRRIRSSTIECAQIFQSEPKETRVGKWQPPSHDELKVNLDGAFTPDSSFGGWGVVVRDSDGQIIAARAGRQEHTQDAFQAELNAMGAAVALAADLGVLRVIFETDPQLLADAMDLQKVDSTPYAIVIEDIKFQLKLWFAKHSVRACSRNVNSVANELAHIGSTCLPNDCMQWENNVPPSVAECAFGDLPKHR; from the coding sequence ATGGAACTGCGCAGTGAGATAAGCAATGGAGCACCAGGCTCAAGCTCGGCCGGAGTCGGTCGGCTAGAGGAAAATTCAGACCAGTCCTGGAAGCGCATATGGAAGCTACCGTGCCCGACGAAGCTGCAGATGTTTGTATGGCGGATCAGGCATGAGTCCCTAGCTCTCTGTACAAATCTAGAGAGGAAAGGTGTGAAGCTGAAGCAGTCAAAATGCTTCTTCTATGGCCGGGCGGTGGAGGATGGAGGCCACCTATTCATTCGCTATAAGGTGGTGAAGGAAGTTTGGCAGGAGCTCTGGTTAGAGAAGGAAAGAATTCAGCTAGAAGGCATAACAGGCGCGCACACAATGCTTGATTCTGTTTGGGAGATGGATGTTAACAACAGGGTGATGATAAGCACTTTATGGTGGCAGTGGTGGAACATCAGGAACAAAGTCCGGGAGGAAGAACTGACGGTCAGTGCGGCAGAGCTCGTGCGTCGCATCCGCAGCAGTACCATTGAATGTGCACAGATTTTTCAGTCAGAACCAAAGGAAACAAGGGTAGGCAAATGGCAGCCCCCCAGCCATGATGAGCTAAAGGTCAATCTAGATGGAGCCTTCACTCCTGATAGCAGCTTTGGAGGATGGGGTGTGGTCGTCCGTGATTCTGACGGTCAAATCATCGCTGCGCGAGCAGGGAGACAGGAGCACACTCAGGATGCGTTTCAAGCTGAGCTAAATGCAATGGGGGCGGCAGTTGCACTAGCAGCAGACCTGGGTGTACTTCGAGTAATTTTCGAGACGGACCCGCAGCTACTTGCTGATGCGATGGATCTCCAGAAGGTGGATTCCACACCGTACGCTATAGTCATAGAGGACATTAAGTTTCAGCTGAAACTGTGGTTTGCCAAGCATAGTGTGCGTGCTTGCAGCCGGAATGTGAATTCTGTTGCAAATGAGCTTGCTCACATTGGTAGTACCTGTCTACCGAACGATTGTATGCAGTGGGAGAACAATGTACCGCCCTCAGTGGCTGAATGTGCTTTCGGGGATTTGCCTAAGCACCGTTAA